In the genome of Candidatus Cloacimonas sp., the window CAATCAGTGCAATCTGTGAGAGTTCTAATATTCTATTCTGTGGGTAAAACGCTGACGAATTTTTTGTCTTCCTTGCCAGTTGTAAATTCCACTTTTCCGTCAATTAAACTAAAAATAGTAAAATCTCTGCCCATTCCGACATTTTTGCCGGGGTGAATTTTCGTGCCTTTTTGGCGGACGATGATGTTTCCGGCGAGGACATTTTCACTATCGGCTCTTTTGATGCCGCGATATTTGGGATTGCTGTTGCGTCCGTTTCTGGAGCTTCCTACACCTTTTTTATGTGCCATTTTTATTAACCTCTTCTACTTAAGCTAAAATGTCGGTGACCCGAATGTCTGTATAGCT includes:
- the rpmA gene encoding 50S ribosomal protein L27, producing MAHKKGVGSSRNGRNSNPKYRGIKRADSENVLAGNIIVRQKGTKIHPGKNVGMGRDFTIFSLIDGKVEFTTGKEDKKFVSVLPTE